In Flexibacter flexilis DSM 6793, a genomic segment contains:
- a CDS encoding DHH family phosphoesterase, with protein sequence MQNLDEFKSLLASPKKIVITTHHKPDADALGSSLGWAGYLQQLGHQVNVITPSDYPRFLNWMSGESDVINYEGHEAQSAQLIADADLVCCLDFSALSRINEMGELVRASKARKLLIDHHLSPEDFADFVFWDTKAAATAELVYDLIVLLGDKALITIPMAECLYAGIMTDTGSFRHSSTTKKVHEVVSELIELGIVPSRIHKLIYDNHTEQRLRFLGYALSEKLRVLPEYGVAYFAITRDELKRFDSQTGDTEGLVNYALSIEGIVMGVLMIDRSEMVKISFRSVGDFSVNAFAREHFDGGGHKNAAGGKSHLSLDETEQKLLALLPQYREQLLACNNESSY encoded by the coding sequence ATGCAAAATCTCGACGAATTTAAGAGCCTGTTGGCCTCCCCAAAAAAGATAGTGATTACCACGCACCACAAGCCCGATGCCGATGCGCTGGGTTCGTCTTTGGGTTGGGCTGGCTACTTGCAACAACTTGGCCATCAGGTAAATGTAATTACGCCGTCGGATTATCCGCGCTTTCTGAACTGGATGAGTGGCGAGTCTGACGTAATCAATTACGAAGGTCACGAGGCACAATCTGCCCAACTTATCGCCGATGCCGATTTGGTTTGTTGCCTTGATTTTTCGGCACTTTCGCGCATCAACGAAATGGGCGAGTTGGTTAGAGCTTCCAAAGCCCGCAAGCTGTTGATAGACCATCATCTTTCGCCCGAAGATTTTGCCGATTTTGTTTTTTGGGATACCAAAGCCGCCGCAACCGCCGAATTGGTGTACGATTTAATCGTGTTGTTGGGCGACAAAGCACTAATTACCATACCAATGGCCGAATGTCTGTACGCTGGCATTATGACCGATACGGGTTCGTTCCGCCATTCGTCCACCACCAAAAAAGTACACGAAGTGGTTTCCGAACTCATCGAATTGGGTATTGTGCCTTCGCGCATTCATAAACTCATTTACGATAATCACACCGAGCAGCGTTTGCGCTTTTTGGGCTACGCGCTTTCCGAAAAACTACGCGTTTTACCAGAATATGGCGTGGCGTATTTTGCCATTACCAGAGACGAACTCAAACGTTTTGATTCGCAAACTGGTGATACTGAAGGGCTTGTAAATTACGCGCTTTCCATCGAAGGTATCGTAATGGGTGTGCTGATGATAGACCGCAGCGAAATGGTCAAAATTTCGTTTAGGTCGGTGGGCGATTTTTCGGTAAATGCTTTTGCCCGCGAACATTTCGACGGTGGCGGCCACAAAAACGCCGCAGGTGGCAAATCGCACCTGAGTTTGGACGAAACCGAACAAAAACTTTTAGCTTTGTTGCCGCAGTACCGCGAGCAATTGCTGGCCTGCAACAACGAATCAAGCTATTAA
- a CDS encoding YceI family protein has protein sequence MKKQNVIKSFLTVGVLACLAACSSKENAPDAVTGKAQPVAKADTSAAEYGIDTLSSVVEWTGHKKVGGSHSGTFRLKVGKLAVEHDNVVGGTFTIDINSLAINNMEGAEADKLRKHLLSADFFNSTKHPFATVDIVSVAPFSAISQSMHENEAITENPTHNMVLNLTLNDSVKAVSFPVKLTTTKNSMQAEARFNMNRMLWGLRYGTDKSLGDKMLREDVLIHFVVKGQRKN, from the coding sequence ATGAAAAAGCAAAACGTAATCAAATCATTCCTGACAGTCGGCGTGTTGGCTTGCTTGGCTGCTTGTTCGTCCAAAGAAAATGCCCCCGATGCTGTTACAGGTAAGGCGCAACCCGTTGCTAAGGCAGATACTTCCGCCGCCGAATATGGCATTGACACACTTAGTAGTGTAGTGGAATGGACGGGACATAAAAAAGTTGGTGGGAGTCATTCGGGTACGTTTAGGCTCAAAGTGGGCAAGTTGGCCGTAGAACACGATAACGTAGTAGGCGGAACGTTTACAATAGATATTAACTCGTTGGCCATCAATAATATGGAGGGCGCGGAAGCCGACAAATTGCGCAAACATTTGCTTTCGGCGGATTTCTTCAATAGCACCAAACACCCGTTTGCAACGGTGGATATTGTATCGGTTGCGCCGTTTTCGGCTATTTCGCAATCCATGCACGAGAATGAGGCAATTACCGAAAATCCGACGCATAACATGGTGTTGAATCTCACGCTCAACGATTCGGTAAAAGCGGTGAGTTTTCCAGTGAAATTGACCACTACCAAAAATTCGATGCAGGCCGAAGCGCGTTTTAACATGAATCGTATGCTTTGGGGCTTGCGCTATGGAACTGATAAGTCTTTGGGTGATAAAATGTTACGCGAAGATGTGCTCATTCATTTTGTAGTGAAAGGCCAGCGAAAAAACTAA
- a CDS encoding DUF3127 domain-containing protein, with product MSFKIKGKMYVKQDVQQVSEKFRKREFVLEITEGNYSEYPKFQLINDKCALIDSVSVGEEVEVSFSLKGKPFQSKTGETLYFTNLDAWRIEKPAAQGYGNANTPPDAPYFNEIPDNLPDDNLPF from the coding sequence ATGTCTTTTAAAATCAAAGGAAAAATGTACGTGAAGCAAGACGTACAGCAAGTGAGCGAGAAATTTCGTAAGCGTGAATTTGTGTTGGAAATTACAGAAGGTAATTACTCGGAATATCCTAAATTTCAGTTAATTAACGATAAATGTGCGCTGATAGATAGCGTATCCGTTGGCGAAGAAGTAGAAGTCTCGTTCAGCCTAAAAGGCAAGCCGTTTCAATCGAAAACAGGCGAAACTTTGTATTTCACGAACTTGGACGCGTGGCGCATTGAAAAACCTGCGGCACAAGGTTACGGAAATGCCAACACGCCACCCGATGCACCGTATTTCAACGAAATTCCTGACAATCTTCCAGACGATAATTTGCCGTTCTAA
- a CDS encoding carboxypeptidase-like regulatory domain-containing protein has protein sequence MNLIFKHITFFCGLFLLVGGYAIAQPKTATGQPQPAKRIVQVSGLVVTGENSVGLPGVHFYIPKAGRGVSTNAYGYFSIPTLAGDSAVISSVGFKRQWYVVPNDERQSVSVVIYMQADTTQLPVVEVFPFATEKDFKDAFLSLKLPESDMEHMRRNLDENTLARMRYEMPMNGAMNHTYFMNQQVSKIENARFSPTNQLLNPFAWARFIESVKRGDLKRKEWKDDE, from the coding sequence ATGAATCTGATTTTTAAGCATATAACTTTTTTTTGTGGCTTATTTTTGCTTGTTGGTGGCTATGCCATAGCGCAGCCAAAAACAGCAACGGGGCAGCCCCAACCTGCCAAACGCATCGTACAAGTGTCTGGTTTGGTGGTAACTGGTGAAAATTCGGTGGGTTTGCCAGGAGTTCACTTTTACATTCCCAAAGCGGGCAGAGGCGTAAGTACGAATGCTTACGGTTATTTTTCTATTCCGACGTTGGCGGGCGATAGTGCCGTAATTAGCTCCGTAGGCTTCAAAAGACAATGGTATGTAGTGCCAAACGACGAACGTCAAAGCGTTTCGGTGGTGATTTATATGCAAGCAGATACGACACAATTGCCTGTGGTAGAGGTATTTCCGTTTGCTACCGAAAAAGATTTTAAAGATGCTTTTCTTTCGCTCAAGTTGCCCGAATCTGACATGGAACACATGCGCCGCAACTTAGACGAAAATACTTTAGCACGTATGCGTTACGAAATGCCAATGAATGGCGCGATGAACCATACTTATTTTATGAACCAACAAGTTAGTAAAATAGAGAATGCACGCTTTTCCCCAACCAACCAACTGCTTAATCCATTTGCTTGGGCAAGATTCATAGAATCGGTGAAGCGGGGCGATCTCAAACGCAAAGAATGGAAAGACGACGAGTAA
- a CDS encoding KUP/HAK/KT family potassium transporter: MEDKHEIHGKATPIGVLIALGIIYGDIGTSPLYVMNAIIGKEAINETLVYGGLSCIFWTLTLQTTLKYVILTLQADNNGEGGILSLYALVRRHFKWMTAFAIIGGSTLLADGIITPPISVSSAIEGLRIIYPEINTVPIVLAILTFLFAFQIFGTGVVGRTFGPFMFIWFSMLAILGGYNIVDNPKILAALNPYYAYQMLTSSNGGFWILGSVFLCTTGAEALYSDMGHCGRDNVRVSWTFVKTCLLVNYFGQGAYLLNHVGQPLEINPFYGVMPDWFLIAGIAIATMAAIIASQALISGSYTLISEAVRLNFWPKVRLVYPSNVRGQLYVPSINILLWVGCILVVWYFKESSAMEAAYGLAITITMLMTTILLAAYLYMRRVSKWIIAVVFVLYLSIELSFLTANLVKFMHGGYVSLMISVLLIAIMWVWKEANEIKSRLTEYNNLDEYIPQIRELSVDTSVPKYATHLVYMTSANNPREVESKIIYSIFRQRPKRADIYWFIHVDITDDPYTMDYKVDVLSPDDVVRINFTLGFRVEQRIGMFFKKVIEDMVKNKEVDIMSRYESLRGGNVIGDFRFVVLNKFLSYENDLPVYEKAIMGVYFFIKRFTTTERQWFGLDANAVKIEKMPLVINPTNRCELRRVR, encoded by the coding sequence ATGGAAGATAAACACGAAATACACGGAAAAGCCACGCCAATTGGTGTGCTTATAGCCTTAGGTATTATTTATGGAGATATTGGAACATCTCCTCTGTACGTAATGAACGCCATTATTGGCAAAGAAGCGATTAACGAAACCCTCGTTTATGGCGGATTATCTTGTATTTTCTGGACGCTGACACTACAAACGACCCTTAAATACGTTATTCTGACCTTACAGGCCGACAACAACGGCGAAGGAGGGATCTTGTCTTTGTACGCGTTGGTGCGTCGCCATTTCAAATGGATGACGGCTTTTGCCATTATCGGTGGTAGTACGCTATTGGCCGACGGAATTATTACGCCACCCATTTCGGTTTCTTCGGCTATTGAGGGCTTGCGGATTATTTATCCAGAAATAAATACTGTGCCGATTGTATTGGCAATCCTTACGTTTTTGTTTGCCTTCCAAATCTTCGGGACGGGTGTAGTGGGCAGAACGTTTGGGCCGTTTATGTTTATATGGTTTTCGATGTTGGCTATTTTGGGTGGTTATAACATTGTGGATAATCCCAAAATTTTGGCCGCACTCAACCCATATTACGCTTACCAAATGCTGACCAGCTCTAATGGTGGTTTCTGGATTTTGGGTTCGGTATTCTTGTGTACGACGGGGGCAGAGGCTTTGTACTCGGACATGGGGCACTGTGGCCGCGACAACGTGCGTGTGAGTTGGACTTTTGTAAAAACCTGTTTGTTAGTAAATTACTTCGGACAAGGTGCTTATTTGCTCAACCACGTAGGGCAACCTCTCGAAATCAATCCGTTTTATGGCGTAATGCCCGATTGGTTCTTGATTGCAGGTATTGCTATCGCTACGATGGCGGCTATTATTGCCAGTCAAGCCTTGATTTCGGGTTCTTATACGCTGATTAGTGAGGCTGTTCGTTTGAATTTCTGGCCAAAAGTTCGTTTGGTTTATCCGTCTAATGTACGCGGACAACTTTACGTGCCAAGTATCAATATTTTGTTGTGGGTTGGCTGTATTTTGGTGGTTTGGTATTTCAAAGAATCTTCAGCCATGGAAGCGGCTTACGGCTTGGCCATTACGATTACCATGCTCATGACTACTATTTTGCTGGCGGCATATTTGTATATGCGTCGTGTGTCCAAATGGATTATTGCGGTGGTATTTGTGTTATATCTGAGCATTGAGCTTTCCTTCCTGACCGCTAATTTGGTGAAATTCATGCACGGCGGTTATGTGTCTTTGATGATTAGTGTGCTGCTGATTGCTATTATGTGGGTATGGAAAGAGGCCAACGAAATCAAGAGCCGACTTACAGAATACAATAATCTTGACGAATATATTCCGCAAATCCGCGAGCTAAGCGTGGATACCAGTGTTCCCAAATACGCGACGCACTTGGTATATATGACCAGTGCCAATAACCCGCGAGAAGTCGAATCCAAGATTATTTATTCGATATTCCGCCAACGCCCCAAACGAGCTGATATTTATTGGTTTATTCACGTGGACATTACCGACGACCCATATACGATGGATTATAAAGTAGATGTGCTTTCGCCCGACGACGTGGTACGCATCAATTTTACCTTAGGTTTTAGGGTGGAACAACGTATCGGGATGTTCTTCAAAAAAGTAATTGAAGACATGGTGAAAAACAAGGAAGTGGACATTATGAGTCGCTACGAGTCTTTGCGCGGCGGCAACGTAATCGGTGATTTTAGATTTGTGGTACTCAACAAATTTTTATCTTACGAAAACGATTTGCCAGTGTACGAAAAAGCGATTATGGGGGTTTATTTCTTTATCAAACGCTTCACGACCACCGAACGCCAGTGGTTTGGACTTGATGCCAACGCCGTGAAAATCGAAAAAATGCCTTTGGTGATTAACCCAACGAATCGTTGCGAGTTGCGTCGTGTTCGTTAA
- a CDS encoding asparagine synthetase B — protein MRKTSQWIRNILLGMLCALVVQPTAWASSLLIPMDEAQANHLKAYGITYWVLQKGGEADWLLNYRGGSFMFKHSVSYENELVVRGVSYEVISDAQAGQILSQIAAPDANMDVMHLEKAPKVAVYSPKSKQPWDDAVTLVMTYAEIPYDVVFDDELMQEKLPKYDWLHLHHEDFTGQYGKFYASFHNAPWYREQVREYEAVAARYGFSKVSQLKLAVVKKIRDFCAGGGFMFAMCSATDTYDIALAAEGVDICDVMFDGDGQDPRANSKLDYSKTFAFKDFKLVTNPYTYEYSDIDDNPIERGLGENNDFFTLFQFSAKWDPIPTMLTQNHLTTIKGFMGQTTAFKNRMIKSDVVIMGETKSINEVRYMHGTYGKGTWTFYGGHDPEDYEHRVGEEPTDLNLHPNSAGYRLILNNILFPAAKKKKQKT, from the coding sequence ATGAGAAAAACAAGCCAATGGATTCGGAATATTTTGTTGGGAATGCTGTGCGCGTTGGTGGTGCAGCCGACCGCGTGGGCTTCGTCTTTGCTTATCCCCATGGACGAGGCGCAAGCCAACCACCTCAAAGCCTATGGCATTACGTACTGGGTTTTGCAGAAAGGAGGAGAAGCCGATTGGTTGCTCAACTATCGTGGCGGAAGTTTTATGTTCAAACATTCGGTATCTTACGAAAATGAATTGGTGGTGCGTGGCGTGAGTTACGAAGTGATTTCTGATGCACAAGCAGGACAAATTTTATCACAAATTGCTGCCCCAGATGCCAACATGGACGTAATGCACTTGGAGAAAGCTCCCAAAGTGGCCGTTTATTCGCCCAAAAGCAAACAGCCTTGGGACGATGCCGTTACGCTGGTAATGACCTACGCAGAAATCCCTTACGACGTGGTATTTGACGATGAACTAATGCAAGAAAAATTGCCTAAATACGATTGGTTGCACCTTCACCATGAGGATTTTACGGGACAATATGGCAAGTTTTACGCGTCTTTTCACAATGCGCCTTGGTACAGAGAGCAAGTCCGCGAATACGAAGCCGTCGCCGCGCGTTATGGTTTCTCTAAAGTTTCGCAACTCAAATTGGCTGTCGTGAAAAAAATCCGTGATTTCTGTGCGGGTGGCGGATTTATGTTTGCGATGTGTTCGGCCACAGATACTTATGATATTGCCTTGGCTGCCGAAGGCGTGGACATTTGTGATGTGATGTTCGATGGCGACGGCCAAGACCCACGCGCCAACAGCAAACTGGATTATTCCAAAACATTTGCTTTCAAAGATTTTAAACTCGTAACCAATCCCTACACGTACGAATATTCGGACATCGACGACAATCCGATTGAGCGCGGTTTGGGCGAAAACAACGACTTTTTTACACTGTTTCAATTTTCGGCCAAATGGGATCCAATCCCGACCATGCTCACCCAAAATCACCTGACCACTATCAAAGGTTTTATGGGACAGACGACAGCGTTTAAAAATCGGATGATAAAATCGGACGTAGTGATAATGGGCGAAACCAAATCCATCAACGAAGTACGCTATATGCACGGCACGTATGGCAAAGGTACTTGGACGTTTTACGGCGGCCACGACCCCGAAGACTACGAACACCGCGTGGGCGAAGAGCCAACCGACCTGAATTTGCACCCCAATTCGGCAGGTTATCGACTTATTCTCAATAACATACTTTTCCCTGCTGCCAAAAAGAAAAAGCAAAAAACCTAA
- the uvrA gene encoding excinuclease ABC subunit UvrA codes for MSAENSVINTDNTGFEQIEVFGAREHNLKNISVNIPRNQLVVVTGVSGSGKSSLTFDTIYAEGQRRYMESFSAYARAFIGGMERPDVDKINGLSPVISIEQKTTSRNPRSTVGTTTEIYDFMRLLYARTAEAFSYVTGEKMEKQSADQIVDILLQKYDGKPLSVLAPVVKGRKGHYREDFVQIRKMGFNKVRVDGEIVEIEPKMQLDRYKTHDIEIVIDRLPIRDTDRYRLSQSVNAALKHGKGLMMVAGADGQTQMFSQTLMCPTSGIAYDEPAPNTFSFNSPYGACPTCKGLGVIQEITEESVMPDKSLSIAQGGIAPLGEYRDVWIFKKLEAILKGHKVSLSTPLNKLSQEVLQIILHGSEESIEVASVKYPGTEWNTRFEGIINYLKNFQDSGSDKMQEWVDEFVQTTTCPDCNGLRLKKESLHFKIDNKNIAELTFLDIKQLYTWFEHLEDRLNDRQRLIAAEVLKEIRKRIQFLLDVGLDYLHLNRPMQTLSGGEAQRIRLATQIGTQLVGVLYILDEPSIGLHQRDNVKLIASLKQLRDIGNTVLVVEHDKDMMLESDFILDIGPGAGRHGGHVVAQGNPASFLEQNSLTAQYLKGTARIAVPDKRRDGNGKFLTLKGATGNNLKNVTLNIPLGKMTCITGVSGSGKSSLIHNTLFPILNKHFFRAKKEPLPFEAIEGLEHIDKVIEVDQSPIGRTPRSNPATYTGVFSEIRSLFTQLPEAKIRGYKPGRFSFNVKGGRCETCEGNGMRVIEMEFLPDVHVPCETCKGKRYNRETLEVRFKGKSIADVLDMTVEQAVEFFEYQPAITRKIKTLNDVGLNYITIGQHATTLSGGEAQRVKLATELSKKDTGKTLYILDEPTTGLHFADIQHLLDVLNKLTDKGNTVLIIEHNLDVIKMADHIIDIGLEGGAGGGEIVCEGTPEQVAKNKRSYTAKFLKMELEA; via the coding sequence ATGTCAGCAGAAAATTCCGTTATCAACACCGACAACACAGGTTTTGAGCAAATCGAAGTGTTTGGCGCACGCGAACATAATCTCAAAAATATAAGTGTCAATATTCCTCGTAATCAATTAGTTGTAGTTACGGGCGTGAGTGGTAGCGGCAAATCTTCCCTTACTTTCGACACGATTTATGCCGAAGGCCAACGCCGCTACATGGAAAGTTTTTCGGCTTATGCGCGGGCTTTCATTGGCGGAATGGAGCGGCCAGACGTGGACAAAATCAATGGGTTGAGTCCTGTCATTTCCATCGAACAAAAAACTACGTCCCGCAATCCGCGTTCCACCGTCGGCACTACCACCGAAATATACGATTTCATGCGTTTGCTCTACGCACGCACCGCCGAAGCCTTTTCTTACGTGACGGGCGAGAAAATGGAGAAGCAATCCGCCGACCAAATCGTAGATATTTTGCTGCAAAAATACGATGGCAAGCCGCTTTCCGTGCTCGCGCCTGTAGTGAAAGGCCGCAAAGGTCATTACCGCGAAGACTTTGTACAGATTCGCAAAATGGGTTTCAATAAAGTGCGCGTGGACGGCGAAATCGTTGAGATTGAACCAAAAATGCAGCTCGACCGCTACAAAACCCACGACATCGAAATCGTGATAGACCGCTTACCGATTCGCGACACCGACCGTTATCGACTTTCGCAGTCCGTAAATGCCGCCCTCAAACACGGCAAAGGCCTGATGATGGTTGCGGGAGCTGATGGCCAAACGCAAATGTTTTCCCAAACGCTCATGTGTCCCACGTCGGGCATCGCCTACGACGAACCCGCGCCCAATACTTTTTCTTTCAATTCCCCTTACGGAGCTTGCCCGACCTGCAAAGGCTTGGGCGTAATTCAGGAAATTACCGAAGAAAGCGTAATGCCCGACAAGAGTTTGAGCATCGCGCAAGGCGGCATCGCGCCACTGGGCGAGTACCGCGACGTTTGGATTTTCAAGAAACTGGAGGCCATTCTTAAAGGCCATAAAGTAAGCCTAAGCACGCCGCTCAACAAATTGAGCCAAGAAGTGCTCCAAATAATTTTGCATGGTTCGGAAGAATCCATTGAAGTGGCTTCGGTCAAATACCCTGGCACAGAATGGAATACACGTTTTGAAGGTATTATTAATTATCTCAAAAACTTTCAGGATAGCGGCTCAGACAAAATGCAAGAATGGGTGGATGAATTTGTACAGACGACCACTTGCCCCGACTGCAATGGCCTGCGCCTCAAAAAAGAATCCTTGCATTTTAAGATAGATAATAAAAATATTGCGGAGCTTACCTTCTTGGACATCAAGCAATTATATACTTGGTTTGAGCACTTGGAAGACCGCCTCAACGACCGCCAACGCCTCATTGCTGCCGAAGTGCTCAAAGAGATTCGGAAGCGTATTCAATTCCTGCTCGATGTGGGACTGGATTATTTGCACCTGAACCGCCCCATGCAGACGCTTAGCGGCGGTGAAGCGCAACGCATTCGTTTGGCTACCCAAATCGGGACGCAATTGGTGGGTGTGTTGTATATTCTCGATGAGCCAAGCATCGGGCTACATCAGCGCGACAACGTAAAATTGATTGCTTCGCTCAAACAATTGCGCGACATCGGCAACACGGTTTTGGTGGTGGAGCACGACAAAGACATGATGTTGGAATCTGACTTTATCCTCGACATCGGGCCGGGAGCAGGCCGACACGGTGGCCACGTAGTCGCGCAAGGCAATCCCGCTTCTTTTCTGGAACAAAACAGTCTTACGGCGCAATACCTCAAAGGCACGGCACGCATCGCCGTTCCCGACAAACGCCGCGACGGAAACGGCAAATTTCTTACGCTCAAAGGCGCGACAGGCAACAACCTCAAAAATGTAACGCTTAACATTCCTTTGGGTAAAATGACTTGCATCACGGGCGTGAGTGGTAGCGGCAAATCCTCACTGATTCACAATACGTTATTCCCGATTCTGAACAAACATTTCTTTAGAGCCAAGAAAGAACCGTTGCCATTTGAGGCCATCGAAGGGCTGGAACATATTGATAAAGTAATTGAAGTGGACCAGTCGCCAATTGGCCGCACACCGCGTTCTAATCCAGCTACTTATACGGGGGTTTTCTCAGAAATCAGGTCGCTGTTTACGCAATTGCCTGAAGCCAAAATCAGAGGTTACAAACCTGGCCGTTTTTCGTTTAATGTGAAGGGCGGACGTTGCGAAACCTGCGAAGGTAACGGGATGCGCGTGATTGAAATGGAGTTTTTGCCCGACGTACACGTTCCGTGCGAAACCTGCAAAGGCAAACGCTACAACCGCGAAACCCTCGAAGTGCGTTTCAAAGGCAAATCCATTGCTGATGTGCTGGACATGACCGTTGAGCAAGCCGTTGAGTTTTTTGAATACCAGCCCGCCATTACGCGCAAAATCAAAACGCTAAACGATGTGGGGCTGAATTATATCACCATCGGCCAACACGCCACGACGTTGAGCGGCGGCGAGGCGCAACGTGTAAAACTGGCTACCGAACTTTCCAAAAAAGATACGGGCAAAACCTTGTACATTCTCGACGAACCAACCACAGGCCTACATTTTGCCGATATTCAGCATTTGCTTGACGTACTCAACAAGCTCACCGACAAAGGAAACACGGTACTAATTATCGAGCATAATTTGGATGTAATCAAAATGGCCGACCACATCATCGACATTGGTTTGGAAGGTGGCGCAGGTGGCGGCGAAATTGTCTGCGAAGGCACGCCCGAACAAGTTGCCAAAAACAAACGCAGCTATACGGCCAAGTTCCTAAAAATGGAGTTGGAGGCGTAA